The following coding sequences are from one Dyadobacter chenhuakuii window:
- a CDS encoding DUF429 domain-containing protein — MDKIGNVISVGIDLTSSEKKHSGWAVLNNNVASTRRIRTDQELIDTTIAQNPAVIVLDAPLSLPVGRLSVFDTDPGRQQFGITRECERALLKVGIRSYPCLLPSMQRLTERGIRLAVEFRMRGFEVIEGYPGGAQDILGIPRKQKGISDLAKGLEGFGITGSFIEKPISHDELDAITAAIVGCFYLSGNYEAFGNESEGFLIVPKR, encoded by the coding sequence GTGGACAAGATCGGCAATGTCATATCAGTTGGAATAGACCTCACCAGTTCTGAGAAAAAACATAGCGGCTGGGCTGTTTTAAATAATAATGTAGCGTCGACGCGCCGTATCCGCACGGATCAGGAATTAATAGATACTACCATTGCTCAAAACCCAGCGGTTATTGTCCTTGACGCACCGCTATCGCTACCGGTGGGAAGATTAAGTGTATTTGATACAGACCCTGGCCGGCAGCAATTTGGGATTACCCGGGAATGCGAGCGTGCGCTGCTTAAAGTGGGTATCCGGTCCTATCCATGCCTGCTACCAAGCATGCAAAGACTTACTGAACGCGGTATACGTTTGGCGGTTGAATTTAGAATGCGGGGTTTTGAAGTCATTGAAGGGTATCCAGGTGGCGCTCAGGATATCCTGGGAATCCCACGGAAACAGAAAGGCATTTCAGATCTGGCAAAGGGACTGGAAGGATTTGGGATTACCGGCTCGTTTATTGAAAAGCCAATCTCCCACGATGAGCTTGATGCGATTACTGCGGCCATTGTCGGGTGTTTTTATTTGTCAGGCAACTATGAGGCTTTTGGCAATGAATCGGAAGGGTTCCTGATTGTTCCAAAACGTTAG
- a CDS encoding diadenylate cyclase — protein sequence MSNLLWRQQKSSQKSIEMVAREFFSIIDPSLVPQVLLLGFELAKPINETSFFLEPSGSDLGADDFIKIHELARQPGTDEKVSKVKSSQKRITGSQIERARFQAYKLAAENLLMVSPAFEHKQLHLSVPCEIGSYLVFIVLSLPKDVIARYFTLQKSENAEQNQSTRSFLESAINVFLSESWGALKDSQFKKRFMDRSSEELLKSAGRNFMTSIQENIEPGSDQVSLFDVFDNVSLLRYEGSDAMGKILLAKQGHSNIVHKLRLSKPIPLKDSRKVRKFLELSDPDSCVLCDGEYITGLGMIRGDYNPKQKSLYCINFKGHYKWELLHDGNPLLSVCHGLPKMRVEGIDRNYFTGLVNQVFKGLNASQTDRLWDITLSATQQKAGTMLVISDRAKSEARRLAGQCFKVEPLVLTEELVSQITSIDGAVLLDQDCVCHAIGVILDGIVSDKQGDASRGARYNSAIRYFGTNHPKHLILIIIISEDGMINLIPNG from the coding sequence ATGTCCAATCTCCTATGGCGCCAGCAGAAATCATCTCAGAAGTCGATAGAAATGGTGGCGAGAGAATTTTTCTCCATCATCGATCCTAGCCTGGTGCCTCAGGTTTTGCTGCTGGGCTTCGAGCTGGCAAAACCCATAAATGAAACCTCGTTTTTTTTGGAGCCATCCGGCTCAGATCTTGGGGCAGATGACTTTATCAAGATTCATGAACTTGCCCGGCAACCTGGCACTGATGAAAAGGTCAGTAAAGTGAAAAGCTCGCAAAAAAGGATTACGGGAAGCCAGATTGAGCGGGCGCGTTTTCAAGCTTACAAGCTGGCTGCCGAAAACCTGCTAATGGTTTCCCCGGCTTTCGAACATAAGCAGCTGCACCTTTCGGTGCCTTGTGAAATAGGGTCTTACCTGGTATTCATTGTACTGAGCTTGCCAAAAGACGTAATTGCCCGGTATTTTACACTTCAAAAGTCAGAAAATGCCGAGCAGAACCAATCGACCCGCTCTTTTCTTGAAAGCGCCATAAACGTATTTTTATCGGAATCGTGGGGTGCTTTGAAAGATAGCCAGTTCAAAAAGCGGTTTATGGACCGGTCTTCGGAGGAACTGCTCAAAAGCGCAGGTCGCAATTTCATGACAAGTATCCAGGAAAACATTGAACCCGGCTCGGATCAGGTTAGCTTGTTCGATGTGTTTGACAACGTTTCCCTGCTTCGGTATGAGGGAAGCGATGCGATGGGTAAAATCTTGCTGGCTAAACAAGGACATTCAAATATTGTCCATAAACTACGCCTGTCAAAACCGATCCCGTTAAAGGATTCCCGAAAAGTCCGTAAATTTTTAGAGCTCTCTGATCCAGACAGCTGCGTGCTATGTGATGGTGAATACATTACGGGATTAGGCATGATACGTGGCGATTACAATCCAAAGCAAAAATCACTGTATTGCATCAACTTTAAGGGCCATTACAAATGGGAGTTGCTCCATGATGGCAACCCGTTGCTATCGGTTTGTCATGGCCTGCCGAAAATGCGGGTGGAAGGCATTGACCGCAACTATTTTACGGGGCTGGTCAATCAGGTGTTCAAGGGCCTGAACGCTTCGCAAACCGACCGACTCTGGGATATTACGCTGAGTGCGACCCAGCAAAAAGCGGGTACGATGCTCGTTATTTCCGATCGTGCCAAATCAGAAGCTAGGAGGTTGGCTGGTCAGTGTTTTAAAGTAGAGCCTCTGGTACTCACCGAGGAGCTCGTTAGCCAAATCACCTCCATTGATGGTGCGGTGCTGCTCGACCAGGATTGTGTATGTCATGCAATCGGTGTAATCCTGGACGGCATTGTCTCAGACAAACAGGGGGATGCCTCACGGGGTGCACGGTATAATTCAGCTATCCGTTATTTTGGTACCAATCACCCAAAGCATTTGATATTGATTATCATTATCTCAGAAGACGGGATGATTAACTTGATTCCCAACGGGTAA
- a CDS encoding response regulator: MDKNGPIIIIEDDADDQFVLEEVFGELGYSNQRMYFSDGQSALDFLYTSKDLPFIIISDINLPQLNGLELRRKVQTDAELSLKCIPYVYFTTAINQQVVIDAYSTSAQGFFVKPGQYDEIKAIIKLMIDYWKRCAAPNNF; encoded by the coding sequence ATGGATAAAAATGGCCCAATTATCATTATAGAAGATGATGCAGACGACCAGTTCGTATTGGAAGAAGTTTTTGGCGAATTAGGGTATTCTAATCAAAGGATGTATTTCTCAGATGGTCAATCAGCATTGGATTTTCTTTATACCAGCAAAGACCTGCCTTTCATTATTATTTCAGATATTAATCTGCCACAGTTAAATGGCTTGGAGCTAAGAAGAAAGGTACAAACTGATGCAGAACTCAGCCTGAAGTGCATTCCCTACGTTTACTTTACCACAGCGATCAACCAGCAGGTCGTTATTGATGCATATAGCACATCTGCACAAGGCTTTTTTGTTAAACCGGGCCAGTACGATGAAATTAAGGCAATAATTAAATTGATGATTGATTATTGGAAAAGGTGTGCGGCCCCGAATAATTTCTGA
- a CDS encoding PAS domain S-box protein has protein sequence MKLYPLPDNEYERLNALRGYHIKQADPKNEFQDLARLASLICEVPISFVSFMDFEHQWVQGQVGTDLNEIPRELSFCQYLLMQQELLEIEDTLQDERVRDNVFVSQDPNIRFYAGYPLIDPDGYALGSLCVFDVKPRKLSGLQREALRTLSNQAMRIIIDHANLRRLRNYEGIVTLAEDLICVTSNEGILLSVNPAFEKLLGWQPERLLQTSIFELVHPEDRGAVLRMAAKTLSGQQSIKLSLRCVDSQNRYLHLQWVCALEPLTGNLVNIGRDISREKAREKKIKESEEKFRSFFENGQGLMLTHDLDGRLLSINGYGAALLGYSVEQALQYNLSDLVPERHQLALRKYLIDMDRLGIVGGICAAIHKDGSERFFQYKNILVENDNGLRYIIGNSIDITERFKQQKTLSRMQDILLRINKMAKVGTWELDFESNTIEWSEQTCQIHQVVMGYKPDPETALAFYGNGADAEKIKAATQAVLRNGGNFDLEVQIITAKGEPLWVRIVGITEFRNGKCVRFYGTIQDINQIKLTEHALMAERSLLTAFVRDAPAAVAMFDTDMCYIAHSNRWIEEYRLNGQELIGRSHYEVFPNISREWKILHQRCLAGAIISVEEEKWRPFGWDKDQYLKFEIRPWNLLDGSIGGMMMSTQDITEMVESREELKQAKLQADQANAAKSEFLANMSHEIRTPLNGVIGFTDLVLNSGLTPTQRHYLEIAGQSAHTLLSLLDDVLVFSKIEAGKLDLLIEKTDIFELIYQVADIIAAPIQSRNIEMLVDLSAGVPQFIWVDAVRIKQVLMNLLTNAGKFTHHGQIELRVELLGPLNASEKIARIKFSVIDTGIGIEAGKQARIFEAFLQEDSSTTKKYGGTGLGLAISNQLLDLMGSQLQLESIQGIGSTFYFELSAVYENGAGVEWHNPLSVENVLIIEDNSDSARILANMLHTMGIHAETASQPDLARTLLESERKWDVVIADYHESADYLPGLTSQPESTTSQLSGLPYIMLINGAEDISRLEKLDMSKPIHTLTKPIRISDLLLCLTRLSTSESINQHLPVQDEILATIPARGLRVLIAEDNSVNMLFAKIAIQKAFKDVLITEAVNGVEAVDLCKNALPDIIFMDIQMPEMNGYEAMQAVRKIPEADRVIIIALTAGNSEGERERCLRAGANGFLTKPFTLEDIKGIVEQHVKV, from the coding sequence ATGAAATTATATCCGCTTCCAGACAACGAGTATGAGCGCCTGAACGCGCTGCGTGGTTATCATATCAAGCAAGCCGATCCTAAGAACGAATTTCAGGATTTAGCCAGACTTGCTTCTTTGATCTGCGAAGTGCCTATCTCCTTTGTTTCTTTTATGGATTTTGAGCATCAGTGGGTGCAGGGCCAGGTGGGAACCGATCTCAATGAAATTCCCAGGGAATTATCCTTTTGCCAGTATTTGCTCATGCAGCAGGAGCTGTTAGAGATTGAAGATACGCTGCAGGATGAGCGCGTCCGTGACAATGTCTTTGTCAGTCAGGACCCCAATATTCGATTTTATGCAGGGTATCCCCTGATCGATCCCGATGGCTATGCGCTGGGCTCGCTTTGTGTATTTGACGTTAAACCCCGCAAGTTATCAGGGCTTCAAAGAGAAGCACTCCGCACATTATCCAACCAAGCGATGCGGATTATTATTGACCATGCTAACCTTCGGCGACTGAGAAACTATGAAGGCATTGTCACACTGGCAGAAGATCTGATCTGTGTCACTTCAAATGAAGGGATATTGCTTAGTGTAAATCCCGCCTTTGAGAAACTGTTAGGGTGGCAGCCTGAGCGACTTTTACAGACATCTATTTTTGAACTGGTCCATCCCGAGGACCGAGGCGCTGTTCTCAGGATGGCGGCCAAGACCTTATCCGGCCAGCAATCGATCAAGCTTTCACTTCGGTGTGTAGACAGCCAAAATCGATATCTTCACCTGCAATGGGTTTGTGCTTTGGAGCCGCTCACAGGGAATTTGGTCAATATCGGCCGCGACATAAGCCGGGAGAAAGCAAGGGAGAAGAAAATTAAAGAAAGCGAGGAAAAGTTCAGGTCTTTTTTTGAAAACGGCCAGGGGCTCATGCTGACCCATGACCTGGATGGCAGACTGCTTTCAATTAACGGTTATGGTGCCGCATTACTTGGTTATTCTGTTGAACAGGCCTTACAATACAATTTATCAGACCTTGTTCCGGAGAGACATCAACTTGCTCTGAGGAAATACCTGATAGACATGGACAGGTTGGGTATCGTAGGGGGTATCTGTGCTGCCATACATAAAGATGGGTCAGAACGGTTTTTTCAATATAAAAATATTCTGGTCGAAAATGATAACGGCCTGCGTTATATAATAGGTAATTCGATTGACATTACTGAGCGTTTTAAACAGCAGAAAACACTCAGCCGAATGCAGGATATTCTTTTGCGCATCAACAAGATGGCAAAAGTAGGGACTTGGGAGCTTGACTTTGAGAGTAATACCATAGAGTGGTCCGAACAGACGTGTCAGATACATCAGGTAGTCATGGGCTATAAACCGGACCCTGAAACTGCACTGGCTTTTTATGGGAACGGTGCTGACGCTGAGAAGATCAAAGCTGCTACGCAGGCGGTATTAAGGAACGGAGGAAATTTTGATCTGGAGGTTCAGATCATTACAGCAAAGGGTGAGCCGTTGTGGGTACGGATCGTCGGGATCACTGAATTCAGGAATGGGAAATGTGTCAGGTTTTACGGCACCATTCAGGATATTAACCAAATAAAACTGACTGAGCATGCGCTGATGGCAGAAAGGTCCCTGCTGACCGCTTTTGTAAGGGACGCCCCTGCTGCTGTTGCGATGTTCGATACAGATATGTGCTATATTGCCCACAGTAACCGATGGATAGAGGAGTACCGGCTAAATGGACAGGAGTTGATTGGACGATCTCATTACGAGGTTTTTCCCAATATTAGCCGCGAGTGGAAAATATTGCATCAGAGATGCCTGGCAGGCGCCATAATCAGCGTTGAGGAAGAGAAGTGGAGACCTTTTGGCTGGGATAAAGATCAATACCTAAAATTTGAGATTCGGCCCTGGAACCTGCTTGATGGTAGTATTGGCGGAATGATGATGTCCACCCAGGATATCACAGAAATGGTCGAAAGCAGGGAGGAGCTTAAACAAGCTAAATTACAGGCCGATCAGGCCAACGCAGCCAAATCGGAATTTTTAGCTAACATGAGCCATGAGATCCGTACACCGCTTAATGGTGTAATTGGTTTTACGGACCTGGTTTTGAATTCTGGCTTGACGCCAACCCAGAGGCACTATCTGGAAATTGCAGGTCAATCGGCCCATACACTGCTCAGTTTATTAGATGATGTTCTGGTCTTTTCAAAAATCGAAGCCGGTAAACTCGATCTTCTAATTGAAAAGACTGACATCTTTGAATTAATTTATCAGGTTGCAGACATAATTGCTGCACCAATTCAAAGCAGGAACATAGAAATGCTTGTTGACCTGTCCGCAGGCGTCCCCCAATTTATCTGGGTGGATGCTGTACGCATCAAACAGGTGTTGATGAATTTGTTAACAAATGCCGGAAAGTTTACACACCACGGCCAGATCGAGCTCCGAGTAGAACTGCTTGGGCCCTTGAATGCTTCTGAAAAAATCGCCCGCATAAAATTCTCAGTGATTGATACCGGGATTGGAATCGAGGCAGGCAAGCAGGCCAGAATATTTGAAGCTTTTTTACAGGAAGATAGTTCTACCACCAAAAAATATGGCGGTACCGGTTTAGGACTTGCGATTTCAAACCAGTTGCTGGATCTAATGGGTAGTCAATTACAACTGGAAAGTATACAGGGTATAGGCAGCACTTTTTATTTTGAACTGTCGGCAGTTTATGAAAACGGAGCCGGGGTTGAATGGCATAACCCATTATCGGTTGAGAATGTGCTGATCATAGAAGATAATAGTGATAGCGCAAGGATTTTGGCAAACATGCTTCATACGATGGGGATTCATGCTGAAACGGCATCGCAACCAGATCTGGCACGCACACTATTAGAATCAGAAAGGAAATGGGACGTGGTGATAGCTGATTATCATGAGTCTGCTGACTACTTGCCAGGTTTAACAAGTCAGCCCGAAAGTACAACTTCTCAATTGTCAGGCCTGCCTTACATTATGCTTATCAATGGCGCAGAAGATATCAGCAGGCTAGAAAAACTTGATATGTCAAAACCTATTCATACGCTGACAAAACCAATTAGGATTAGTGATTTGCTGCTTTGTCTAACCCGGCTTTCTACAAGTGAATCCATTAACCAGCACTTGCCGGTGCAGGATGAAATCCTGGCCACCATACCAGCCAGGGGCCTCCGTGTCCTGATTGCTGAAGATAATTCAGTCAATATGCTTTTTGCCAAAATTGCGATCCAGAAAGCTTTTAAGGATGTTCTAATCACAGAAGCCGTCAATGGGGTAGAGGCAGTTGATTTATGCAAGAATGCTCTTCCGGACATTATTTTTATGGACATCCAAATGCCGGAAATGAATGGCTATGAAGCAATGCAGGCAGTCAGAAAAATTCCCGAGGCAGATCGTGTTATTATTATTGCATTGACGGCAGGAAATAGTGAAGGTGAACGTGAGCGGTGCCTTCGGGCTGGTGCCAACGGTTTTCTTACAAAGCCCTTTACTTTGGAGGATATCAAGGGCATTGTGGAGCAGCATGTCAAAGTATAA
- a CDS encoding amidase, translating to MKVMETEISSTNPIYYQDASGLANMIRTRQVSAVEVMKAHLDRIDALNPSVNAVVTIAANALEDAQAADAAVSRGDELGPLHGVPFTVKDSIDTVNVLTQRGSPIFKGRIPSEDATSVARMKQAGGIMLAKTNLPEFSYWIESDNLLSGRSNNPWDLTRTPGGSSGGESAAIASGMSPLGLGTDLAISVRGPAAQTGIVSLKATHGRVPMTGIWPREPRRFWHVGPMARSIRDLQLAFSVLSGPDGLDAFATSTVQFDAGIGSAQNRHLRIGWLVEPGFGPVDPQVAATVEAAAKALKELGLVVEPVRIQALERDFALDVFNRLHVMEMKEAFRQATADRGDDEIYKMAKTMLSLPDTSMKDFIDAEQAVERLRDGFAGYFQKYDVLLTPVLPIPAHKHGVEQFTINGQTVDATYLQGATVPLNLTGLPGIAMRFGTSAEGLPIAIQIVGSWQAESTILHMATLLESVSSVHDLHPIE from the coding sequence ATGAAAGTGATGGAAACAGAAATTAGCAGCACAAATCCAATTTATTATCAGGATGCAAGTGGGTTGGCAAACATGATCCGGACGCGGCAGGTGTCGGCAGTTGAAGTGATGAAGGCACACCTTGATCGCATTGATGCCTTGAATCCAAGTGTCAACGCAGTCGTCACGATTGCTGCAAATGCTTTGGAAGATGCCCAGGCAGCAGATGCGGCGGTATCGCGAGGTGATGAACTTGGCCCCCTGCATGGAGTTCCATTCACCGTGAAGGATTCAATCGATACCGTAAATGTCTTAACCCAACGCGGTTCGCCCATCTTTAAAGGACGCATTCCGAGCGAGGATGCGACCAGCGTAGCGCGCATGAAGCAAGCAGGTGGCATTATGCTTGCAAAAACCAATCTTCCCGAATTCTCATACTGGATCGAAAGTGACAATCTGCTCAGCGGCAGGTCAAACAATCCCTGGGATTTGACCCGCACACCCGGTGGGTCGAGCGGTGGAGAATCGGCAGCGATCGCTTCGGGAATGTCGCCGCTGGGTCTGGGCACTGATCTGGCCATCTCGGTACGTGGCCCTGCTGCTCAGACTGGCATCGTCTCACTTAAAGCGACTCATGGCCGTGTGCCAATGACGGGAATTTGGCCGCGGGAGCCGCGCCGTTTCTGGCATGTCGGCCCTATGGCGCGCAGTATTCGTGATTTGCAGCTTGCCTTCTCAGTCCTTTCAGGTCCGGACGGTCTTGACGCCTTTGCTACCAGCACTGTACAATTTGATGCGGGAATAGGCAGTGCTCAGAATCGCCACTTACGAATAGGCTGGCTTGTTGAGCCCGGTTTTGGTCCGGTCGATCCCCAAGTTGCAGCGACGGTAGAAGCCGCAGCAAAAGCGCTCAAAGAGCTCGGATTGGTTGTGGAGCCAGTGCGCATTCAGGCATTAGAACGCGATTTTGCCTTAGATGTATTTAATCGTCTGCATGTGATGGAGATGAAGGAAGCATTTAGGCAGGCGACGGCTGATCGTGGCGACGATGAGATTTACAAAATGGCCAAAACAATGCTTTCACTTCCTGATACTTCGATGAAGGACTTTATTGATGCAGAGCAAGCAGTGGAACGCCTGCGAGATGGCTTCGCAGGATATTTTCAGAAATATGATGTGTTGCTTACTCCCGTTCTGCCAATCCCTGCGCATAAACATGGCGTCGAGCAGTTCACTATAAACGGCCAGACTGTGGACGCGACTTATCTGCAGGGAGCCACTGTGCCGCTCAACTTAACTGGCTTGCCAGGTATTGCAATGCGGTTCGGAACGAGTGCGGAAGGATTGCCGATCGCCATTCAGATTGTCGGAAGCTGGCAGGCCGAATCGACGATTTTGCACATGGCGACGCTCCTGGAAAGCGTGAGTAGCGTTCACGATCTTCATCCGATTGAGTGA
- a CDS encoding alpha/beta fold hydrolase gives MDQRGSGASGKSDNYHLDRMVEDIEELRQNLNLKKMYLLAHSFGGIIAINYAKKYPQYVRGLILANATLHFLNTATLQQQIAYADSLLQVPGGHKVIPKDSLLPQFFKVSAALRKKRMGYRFLTDDIKTIALMDKIDSLYPRIIDFGTDVVTKPEKYLEYYQDYSKMSSEIVLPTLIIAGEQDHAVGVNHYKSFQFPSQKTVSIKGGHLLYYENNHAFLKAIWEFCGK, from the coding sequence ATGGATCAGAGAGGATCCGGCGCTTCGGGTAAATCCGATAATTATCATCTAGACAGAATGGTTGAAGATATCGAAGAGTTAAGGCAAAATCTCAACCTGAAAAAAATGTACCTTCTCGCCCACTCTTTTGGAGGTATCATAGCTATCAATTACGCCAAAAAATATCCCCAGTATGTAAGAGGCCTTATATTGGCGAACGCCACACTGCATTTCTTAAATACTGCCACCTTACAGCAACAGATTGCATATGCAGATAGTCTGTTGCAGGTTCCGGGCGGCCATAAAGTGATTCCAAAGGATAGCCTCTTACCACAATTTTTCAAGGTAAGTGCTGCACTGAGAAAAAAAAGGATGGGATACAGATTCTTGACAGATGACATCAAAACCATCGCGCTAATGGACAAGATAGATTCTTTATATCCGCGAATTATAGATTTTGGAACTGATGTGGTCACCAAACCGGAAAAATATCTCGAGTACTATCAGGACTATTCGAAAATGAGCAGTGAAATCGTTTTGCCAACATTAATTATAGCGGGTGAGCAAGACCACGCAGTGGGTGTAAATCATTACAAGTCCTTCCAGTTCCCATCTCAGAAAACCGTTTCCATTAAAGGGGGGCATTTACTGTATTATGAAAATAATCATGCTTTTCTAAAAGCAATTTGGGAATTTTGCGGTAAGTAA
- a CDS encoding GAF domain-containing sensor histidine kinase, translating into MNKLVTTHESLRISALRSYSILDSLPDQDYDELTKLASQICNTPISLISLVDQTRQWFKASHGLDITQTPREFSFCAHAIENPNQPMVVADARKDERFTDNPLVSGDPYIVFYTGVPLIDRDGYALGSLCVIDHMPRQLTSQQLFALQVLARQVARLFELRRPVSALNSSEQELEARAERLLTHRTRQLSHQNQALSDLNRSVLKKNEDLKRSNTNLQQFAFIASHDLQEPLRKIQAFSELIIKRYQDQFGDASDYLYKIKSAAGRMSQLINNLLVLSKLPENRQENIIVSMDWVLQTVLQNLELAISDAGALITYGPLPELEGNPTQLCQLFQNLIGNSLKFRRAGEQMQISIRYKKLLQADLPPGIHPLKICEEYHVFEVADNGIGFEQQHSEKMFELFARLHSTSEFAGTGIGLSICQKVVTVHGGAISAQGQPGSGAAFCVYLPV; encoded by the coding sequence ATGAATAAGTTAGTAACTACACATGAATCGCTAAGAATTTCGGCATTGCGCAGCTATAGCATCCTGGATTCATTGCCGGATCAAGATTATGATGAGCTAACCAAATTGGCATCTCAGATTTGTAATACGCCAATCTCGCTTATATCTCTTGTCGACCAGACCCGCCAGTGGTTTAAAGCAAGTCATGGGCTTGATATCACCCAAACTCCCCGGGAATTTTCTTTCTGTGCACACGCGATTGAGAATCCCAACCAGCCCATGGTTGTAGCTGATGCAAGAAAGGATGAAAGGTTTACAGATAATCCACTCGTAAGTGGGGACCCTTATATCGTTTTTTACACCGGTGTCCCATTGATCGATCGGGACGGTTATGCTTTGGGTTCGCTCTGCGTCATTGACCATATGCCCAGGCAGCTCACCTCCCAGCAGCTCTTCGCATTGCAAGTCCTGGCCAGGCAGGTTGCGCGGCTCTTTGAGCTCAGACGGCCCGTGTCGGCGTTAAATTCTAGTGAACAGGAGCTTGAAGCAAGGGCTGAGCGTCTACTTACACACCGCACCAGGCAACTCTCCCATCAGAACCAGGCTCTCTCAGATCTCAACCGGAGTGTCTTAAAAAAGAATGAGGACTTAAAAAGATCAAATACAAACTTGCAGCAGTTTGCTTTTATTGCATCTCATGATTTGCAGGAGCCGTTAAGGAAAATCCAGGCATTCAGTGAGCTGATCATCAAACGCTACCAGGATCAGTTTGGAGATGCATCAGATTATTTATATAAAATAAAATCTGCCGCAGGCCGCATGTCACAGCTAATAAATAACCTGTTGGTTCTTTCGAAACTGCCCGAAAACCGACAGGAAAATATCATAGTTTCCATGGATTGGGTACTGCAAACGGTTTTGCAAAATTTGGAGCTCGCCATCTCCGATGCAGGAGCGCTTATAACATACGGCCCACTGCCTGAGCTTGAAGGGAACCCGACACAGTTATGTCAGTTATTTCAGAATTTGATTGGCAATTCGCTCAAATTTAGGCGTGCCGGAGAGCAGATGCAGATCAGTATCCGGTATAAGAAACTCTTACAGGCAGATTTGCCGCCCGGAATACATCCCCTTAAAATCTGCGAAGAATATCACGTATTCGAAGTTGCTGACAATGGGATTGGCTTTGAGCAGCAGCATTCAGAAAAAATGTTTGAGCTTTTTGCAAGGCTTCACAGTACCAGCGAATTTGCAGGCACAGGCATTGGCCTATCCATATGCCAGAAAGTGGTTACCGTTCACGGCGGGGCAATCTCCGCACAAGGTCAACCCGGGAGCGGTGCTGCTTTTTGTGTTTATCTGCCAGTCTGA
- a CDS encoding Crp/Fnr family transcriptional regulator → MFEVFEKYLRRHIEISDEDLEIIRAASAEKKLRKWQSILHEGEVWRYNCFIANGCCRLYRFDKNGTDHTLRFGVESWWMTDQESYNHQTPSEYNIEALAASNVIIWPKEKWLELLEAIPALKLFNEKLTANAYEASQRRIFYLISFSATEKYLEFEQTYPSIFNSVPLHMVASYLGISRETLSRIRKDFTKSIKNPPVDPKGF, encoded by the coding sequence ATGTTCGAAGTTTTTGAAAAATATCTGCGTAGGCACATAGAAATTTCCGATGAAGATCTGGAAATAATCCGGGCTGCAAGTGCCGAAAAGAAATTGCGAAAATGGCAGTCGATTTTGCATGAGGGGGAAGTGTGGCGTTATAACTGCTTCATTGCAAACGGATGTTGCAGGCTGTACCGGTTCGATAAAAATGGAACGGACCATACGCTCAGGTTTGGCGTGGAGAGCTGGTGGATGACCGACCAGGAAAGTTATAATCACCAGACACCTTCGGAGTATAACATTGAAGCCTTAGCTGCCAGCAATGTCATTATCTGGCCGAAGGAGAAATGGCTGGAACTGCTTGAGGCAATCCCTGCTCTTAAACTTTTCAATGAGAAACTAACAGCAAACGCTTACGAAGCAAGCCAGCGACGTATTTTCTATTTGATTAGTTTCTCTGCTACGGAAAAGTATCTTGAATTTGAACAGACCTACCCCAGTATTTTTAACAGCGTTCCACTGCACATGGTGGCCTCTTATCTGGGTATATCCAGAGAAACACTGAGCCGGATTAGGAAGGATTTTACAAAATCAATAAAAAACCCTCCGGTCGACCCGAAAGGTTTTTAA
- a CDS encoding YtxH domain-containing protein, with translation MKSQFEDFNFTSRNEHTEGLITGLLLGAAIGACVGILLAPKSGKALRGKIKDLADSQADTLGSSWEQAKDKAGKAAGDAKDAISSAADETGSKLKDLANKAENEIEDGVETVADRFQKKY, from the coding sequence ATGAAATCTCAGTTCGAAGATTTTAACTTCACTTCCAGAAACGAGCACACTGAAGGATTGATTACAGGCCTGCTACTTGGAGCGGCCATAGGTGCCTGCGTTGGGATCCTGCTTGCTCCTAAATCGGGCAAAGCTTTGCGTGGAAAAATTAAGGATCTTGCCGACTCACAGGCCGACACGCTAGGCAGCTCCTGGGAGCAGGCGAAAGATAAGGCGGGTAAGGCAGCAGGCGATGCAAAAGATGCCATCAGTTCAGCAGCCGATGAGACCGGATCCAAATTGAAGGACCTTGCCAATAAGGCAGAAAACGAAATCGAGGATGGTGTAGAAACAGTCGCTGACCGTTTCCAGAAAAAATATTAA